Genomic segment of Bacteroidota bacterium:
GGAAATTTAAGCGATACCAAACACGCCGACCACCTGTATTCTTCCGAGTTCTTCTTCTTTTCACAGCAGAGCAAAGAAGGTAAGCGGGTAATGCTCACCGGCGTGGGACGTAGCAGGTCAAAGTGCCATAAAATTGATTGACTTCAATCGCAGTTCATTTCGTTCAAGCTCTATCCGCTCAGTATCAAGAATTAACTTGCACTTAATTTTTATGGAGCTGGTCAAAGACATACAAATATTTTATTTCTGGGACGTCAACAGCGGGGAACTATCCCCTACATTTAACCGGATCAAGGAAGTATTTTCTAATACACAACTATTGAAGTTTAACTTCTTGGAGTATGATAAAGCATACAAGGAGGTTGAATCATTTCTGCGAAATCAGACGCTGGATGATCTCCAGACCGTTTTCATCGGTTCTGGTCTTGGTGGTTATTGGGCGAATTTATTTTGCTCTGTCTTTGGCATTCAGACGATTCTTATCAATCCCTCTCTGCGACCAAGCGATATTTCGATTAGAATTTATCCAAGAGTTGTATTCATCGGATTGCAGGATAAGGTGGTGAACTATCAGGAGACTAAAAAAGTGCTTGGAAACAATGCTCGGTTCATATTTCTGCCTTATGAAGGGCATGAGTTAAAGAATGTGCAACCGGTTCTCGATTTGATACCCAAGTTCGTTAATACGGTATCGGGATAGCGAATTTCAAATCGTTCATTTTCTAATGAAAGGCGGAACATCACTTCTTGGAAATGGAAGTGATGCCACTCACGGTGGCTATCTGGATTCTTCCGAGGCTTTCGCCTTTTCTCAATCCATTATAGCTACATCCAATCGCTAAAATTCGCAAGCGTAAGGAAAGTTTTCCATCACAGATTTCCCCTTTTCCACGGTTTCCCGCACTCTCGTGTTGTCATTATTTTCTAAACAAAAAACACAGCATGAAACTGGAAACAGCAGTAAAGAAGGTTGCAGAATTCCTTGCAAGCAATCCTGGCTCTACAAAAGAGGCCATAGGTAAAGCCACCAATGTAAAGGGTATCGAATTGACCAATGTTATAAAGCGCTTGCGAAAAGAAGAGCAGCTGGTCGAAGAATTTCCTGATGGGGAAGTGCCTACCTTCTCTATCAAAACCGAAGAGCAGACAGAAACTGTCACGAATGAAACCGAAATACCGGTTGAAGATGAGCAACTTCCTGCTAAGAAAGGCCGGAACAATGACAAGTATCAGTTCAACGGGAACAGCTATGGCAAGGGAAAACTTGTTCTTGAAGTAGTCAGGCAGTATGTGGCCGGACATCCTAAAACAACTTACAAGCAATTGAAGGAAATCTTCCCTGACACCCTGCTAACCCGCTTTGGTATTGCAAAGTCAGAAAATGAGGCTCGTTCACTTTCGGGTGCGAGAGAAAGGTACTTTTTCAGTGAGCTGCACCAAATCTTGCTAAAGGACAAAACAGTGGTGGTTGTGTGTAACCAGTTCACGGCTCAGAATATCCAGCCTTTCTTAAAAGCGGCCAAGGCCCTCGGGTTCAAAATCAAGTAGCATTCTTTTTTGTTGTCTCTCTCCATGGTTGAAACGGGCGCTCCAAAGGCGTCCGTTTTCATTTATAGCAGTTCTGCTCAGTTTTATGACTAGGCATTGAACGTGGGCTCCTAATGACGTCGCTGCATTCCCTGCTTCTGCATTTCTTTTTTAAGGTGTCCAGTTTTCCAGTTGATCCGATTCAATCATGTACACGAATTTGATTGAATACTGGCTGAGGATAAAAGGGGCCTATCACCTGTGTACCATGAACCCATTTGCAAGGATAAATGTCTTTTCCTAAGTTTGGGTCTATGACTTTAGAGAGATTAGCTTATACCCTGGCAAAAACATTAACGGAACCGGTGCGAGAATATTCTGATCTTGTATATACAGGTTTCATGGATTCTGTCGAAGTGCTCCGGGACGAATATCCGATAGATGAAGAATACAAAAAGGAGTTAATAAAGTTCGTCAAAGACAAATACACCTTGGTAGAAAAACATTGGCAGTACGGCTCTTTTGACACTGCCCGGTTCCTGAAAAAATACATCTTAAAGAGCTTCCATAGTTTAGGCCCTGATGGCGGAACATATTTTGAACATCCCCAGATTAGGGGCTTGATGAAGCTCTATGAAAATAAATTCGATGTCAATTATAAATTTGATTACAAGCCGGGGAAGAATTTCGGAAAAGTGCTTGTTGTAGCAACAGCGAGGAAAGGCAAAAAAGAGAAAGAAATTGCTTTTGCCTTTGAATACCTAAAGTCGGTCATGACAAATGCAGCATGGGTGCTGGCATATTTGAAATTCAGGGAGAATTTCAAGAACGAACTCGCTGAAGATAGCTCAAGTTCTATTGAGCCAGAAAACACGAAGCATGAATACAAGCCGGAAAATAGTTCTAATAGAATGAAGTGGCGTGTTGACCGAAAACATCTTGAATCCATTTTTGGAAAATTGGCAAGGCAAACGCTAACAGAAGATGGCAGATTAACGCTTGTTGCGAAACCGACAGAAATACAAAAGTTAATTGAACGAAATTTTGAATTCTCCGACACGAAACAAAAAGTGAATTATCCGGACAAGAATAGTCGCCTGATTTACAACGGGCAGATGGTATCTTTTCTCAGGTTATTATTTTATCTGTCTGAGAAGAAAATGAAAGGAAAAGACAAGCCGGCTTTCTCACCACCGGATTCCTGGATAATCAATTTTGTGTGCAGAAACTTCATGCGATATAACAAACAGGGAGTGGAAGAAGAGATTCCGGTTAAGTCGGTCAAAGATGAATGGCTAAGAATCAGACGCAAATTTGATAAAGCGGGAACTGAGAAGCAATATGACACGCTGCGCGCCGGAAACACAAATCACAACCTGCTGCATATTCTCGAACCGGAACTTTCCATTTTTGTATAAATCCTTCCCGATACGCGCCTGTCGCCTGTCGCACCTGTAGCCTACTTTTTTTGTCGCTCCCTTGCTTAAACTGTGTCGCAGTATTGTCGCTGTCTTGCGACAAAAGCGACAGTAGCATATCTCGAGCTTCACCGCTCAAAACAAAAAAGTTATGTCTAGCGAAAAAACAGAAATCACAGAGTATGGACTCGTAAACGTGGACGAGTTGACAAGAGCGAAAGACCATGAAACTACATTTCCCTACACGGACACAACCGAGTTCGAGGGCACCAATGATTCCTACAAAAAATTCAAGCGAATTTTTCCGGTAGTGTATGTTATTATGAATATCAACGACGTACCGGTAAAGGTCGTGGTTGATGGATGGAAGTACGTAGTGTTTGCTCGTGCAAATGGTATATCCGAGATATACGCCTGCGAGCTAACCGTCGAGAATCAGGAGGATTTGATTGCAATTATGATTCAGTTGCAGCGCACAAACCATCAATCCTACTTAGCGCTGTATTACATGATTGAGGCGCTTTGGGAAAAGCACTACCTTGGTAAGGGATACCGCAGTGACCTTCAGGAGAATGAGTTGGACAATCCGGTTGAAGGAGCAGATGGCAAGAAAGAAACAATCTACGACCGCATAGGAAGGGAGCTGAATCTTAAACCTCATAAGGTCAAATATCTCCGCAAGATTGGGCAGGTCAACAAGCGTCAGTTTATTCAAATGGATAGCGAGCGGCCCAGTTTGTATAAACTGTATAAAGCATGCGTCAGTGAGCAGAGCGGTGATGCTCCTGCATTACCTGCCTATAAAACGCCGGTTTATCACTCGAACGCAACTCCGGTGCCTGTCTTCACTACTCCGACACCCGAAGCGAATGTTGTAACCCACACGTCAAACAGCACCGGAACAAATAAAGTCCATGCGGATTCAGATCAGGCGAGCAGCACCAAGCGGGAAACGCCTATTGGAGGAATAATCAAACAGGACGGCGATTGCATTACCGTTCAGGCGATATGTCAGTGCTGCAGCAACCCAACTTTTTTAATCATTTCCAAAAGTCAACTACTATGAGTACACCTAATAACAAACCACTGAGGAAACGAATTATCGTCGTTTCACTTTTCTCTGGGATGGATTTGTTCTTATTGGGCATGGTCAAAGCAGGGATGCAGCCGGGATACGCTGTAGAAAAGAACTTCTACGCGTGCCTGATGCACAAAGGCGTATTCAAGCACCCCGACGGCACACCGGTAATGGAACCTTTTGTTATAATAACTAAGGAGGAGTACACATTCAAGAAGAACCACCGCGACAAGAACGGTAAGAAGGATATGGAAGATGAGGTGGGCCAGATCAATGGTGTTTATTACCGGACGAAGCTCATCCAGGAAATAAATGGAGGAACTATCCGGGCGGCCCTGGAGAAGAGGTATGGGAAGGACATCATCATCGTTGTCATAGGCGGCCCCCCTTGTCAGGATTTCACCAACCTTAACTCCGCCAAAAATACCGGCGAAGACAGCCGTAACCAATTAGTATTTGAGTTCCTGCGGATTGTGGAAGAGTTGAAGCCGGATGTAGCCCTGATGGAACAGGTTCCGGACTTTGGTCCCAGTGGAAAGTTCGAAGAGATATATAATTCCTTTCTTGAAGATACGTTCAAGCTACCCTATGAAATCATGGACTGCGAGATGTGTTCAATCCACTATCACGGTAGACAGCTTCGGTGGCGAAGGGTATTCCAGTTCGTTCATAAGAGTTACAACACCAAACCTGTATTCCCGAAACCAGAATTAAACAATACGGTATTGGTTAAGGACTTTCTGGACATTGACTACTTTGTGATGGGAGGTTACGACCGGGTGATGCGGCATCCAAACCAATACATGCTGACAGTGACATCCGGGAATCCTACGGACTTCTTTAAAGGTGAAATAAAACGACCACCAACTATAGATGAACTCCTGGATTGCTTTGATGTCCCACGGGGTGGTTATCCAATACCTGAAGGCATACCCTTTCAGCAGAAACGGAAAGCAATAGGTAATGGTGTATGTGTCAGTGTGGCCTATGCTTTGGGTAAGACGGTTATCAGTGAGGTATTGCGTCTAAAGCCAGATGGTGACGGTTATTTTATTCCTATCGATTCTTCGCCAGATAATCCAGACCTGATGCTGGTGGAGGTGCCACCAACGAATCCTGCACCGGATGGAGATACTGCTGTCGCTGATCCACTCGATGCCGCACCGGCAACCGACCCAACTCCTATTGAAGAGGAAGTCAAGGAAGAAACTACTCCTCCCACGGTGCTTCGTAACATCATAACGACAGACGCGAATCACAATAAGATTGAACCACCAAAAATCATCAGCAGCACGTCGCTAGAACAGATGCAGTTTCAGTCACTCAACTTTGATGGCCTTTGGAACGAATTCTTCGGTTATCCATCCATAAACTTCCATTGCCTTATTCACGGACTCTCCGGTCACGGTAAGAGCACCTTTGCAATTCAGTTCGCCAAATATCTCGCTGACTATTTCGGACGCGTCATTTATATCAGCGGCGAGGAAGGATTCTCCATGACGTTCAAAGACAAGTTTGTGAATAACGGCGCCGGGTCGGAGGCGCTTGACGTAGCCGACCTACGGAGCTATGATGATATAATCCAGCACGTGCCACGTTCCGCATACAACTTCATTTTCATCGATAGCCTTAATACGATGAAGATTGACGTGAACAAACTAAAGGAGTTACGCACCATGTTTGAAAATACCGCATGGGTCACCATTTCACAATCCACTAAGGGCGGAGAGATGAGGGGTTCCTACGAAATCGTACACGACTCGGATGTAGCTGTCAA
This window contains:
- a CDS encoding DNA cytosine methyltransferase — translated: MSTPNNKPLRKRIIVVSLFSGMDLFLLGMVKAGMQPGYAVEKNFYACLMHKGVFKHPDGTPVMEPFVIITKEEYTFKKNHRDKNGKKDMEDEVGQINGVYYRTKLIQEINGGTIRAALEKRYGKDIIIVVIGGPPCQDFTNLNSAKNTGEDSRNQLVFEFLRIVEELKPDVALMEQVPDFGPSGKFEEIYNSFLEDTFKLPYEIMDCEMCSIHYHGRQLRWRRVFQFVHKSYNTKPVFPKPELNNTVLVKDFLDIDYFVMGGYDRVMRHPNQYMLTVTSGNPTDFFKGEIKRPPTIDELLDCFDVPRGGYPIPEGIPFQQKRKAIGNGVCVSVAYALGKTVISEVLRLKPDGDGYFIPIDSSPDNPDLMLVEVPPTNPAPDGDTAVADPLDAAPATDPTPIEEEVKEETTPPTVLRNIITTDANHNKIEPPKIISSTSLEQMQFQSLNFDGLWNEFFGYPSINFHCLIHGLSGHGKSTFAIQFAKYLADYFGRVIYISGEEGFSMTFKDKFVNNGAGSEALDVADLRSYDDIIQHVPRSAYNFIFIDSLNTMKIDVNKLKELRTMFENTAWVTISQSTKGGEMRGSYEIVHDSDVAVKVTNGMAVTTKNRFKPLGSNFRVFKPNNDSQSILERYHDNPDESPGTQPSSDNGVRISNLKIQLDDALAAENFELAAKLRDEINRIEEQK